The genomic stretch TCATTCACCGTGAAGTATTTCAGCTGCTTCTTGCCGGCAGACGCCACCTGCAGCTTGCGCACGGGCAGCTCGTCCGCGCTGAGCCCCAGGTCCCGCGCCAGCGGCCCCACGAGCGAgcctctgcccagctcctcGGGGATGGCGTAGCGGACCCGCTCGGCCGCCGCCCGGCACCACACGCACAGCAGCACCGCGGCCAGCAGcgctcgcccgccgcccggcccgCGCCTCTGCCGCCGCCTCACCGCCATTCTCCGCCGCCTGCGCTCGCCGCGCTCCTGCCtcccgccgctgccctgcctcccTTCCAGCCGCTCTCGCCGGCGAGAACAGAGactgctgaaaggcacagagaTCCGTGCACCGCCTCTccccgccgctgctgctgctgctgctggcggcGGTGCCGCTGCCGCTGTGGCCGGCGCCGGGCGAGCGAGCAGCCTGCGGGGCCAGGacgctgcggcggcggcggctgcggctcCAGCGCCGCTCGGCGGCGGCCAACAGCGGCACCCGGAGGCGCCGCCGCGCCGCTGCAGCCGCCGGATGGCCGCGCTCAAGGGGGCCCGGCTTTGGGCGGGGCTCGGGGCCTTGACGTGGTTTCAAATACGTTTAAAACTTAGGTGAGCTCCTTAATGTTTTTAAGTAATCTTTTTAGTCGCAGTGGAAATAGAAAAACATATGTTTATGGCAAAGCAATAAATAAAGGAATTCAGTTTATCTTAACAATAGAAATGTACAACTGAGTAAACAGGAAACTCTATATATGTCTATGGCCAGGGAAATCTATAAGTACCCTTTCGTGTATCTTCTGTTCTGCTTTCCTGTCTTGGATCGAATTGAGATATTGTTTAGCCTAAAGCaatgtttttatctttttgCAAATCATAACATTTCCTCTTTTGTTTCTGAGATTCAGAAATGTAACTTTCTTTGCATCTCCATATGTTGAGGACATGATTACAGAAATGCAAAGACACCATGAGTCTTTTATAGACCTGAAGAATTCTCTGGGTTGAACGgatcctttaaaataatttaatccaATCATTAGTCACAGGCAGGGGCATCCTTCACTCAACCAGGTTACTGAAAGGCccatccaacctgtccttgaaGTCTTCCAATAGTGCCATATCTACAATATTTGTGGGTAACTcattccagtgtctcaccatccTCATCATAAAATATTAGATCTAATCAAAACCTAAAATCTCTCTTTCAATCCTTCCTTTAAGTGTTTTTTATAAATTGAAAAGACACAATAAATTCTACTCAAAGCTTTATTTTCTCAGGCTTAAGGACCTGAGTTTTGTCAGAGCTTCTTCATGGCAGAGATGTTGCAGTTCTTTGACAATCTGTGTGGTCAAAGAAGTGTATAGGGAGAGGACCATCTTCCTCTTCTTGCTGGTCATCCTACTTGTTATGCCACCCTAGATGCAATCTGGGCAGCAAGTGGACATCACCAGCCCATGTCATCATCCAGCAGTGAACAAAAGCACTTCTCTGCAAGGCTGCTTTCAATCCCCTACTCTCTGTTTAAACTGAGGATGGCCCTGACCCACATGCAGGACCTTGTACTTGGCCTTCTTGAAGTTCATGAAGTTTGCAAAGGTCTGCTCCACCAGCTTATCCATAAACATCATGCCTCACCTCTCACTAATGATCTCAGCTCGATGTCAGCTGCAAATTTACTGAGGGCGTGCCTGATCCCATTGTCTCTGAAGGTACTGAATAGCATTGTTCCCAGTACAGACATCACAAACTACAGATTCCCACCTGCACATTCAGCCACTGTCTGTAACTCTTTGCAGGTGACTCTCCAGCCTGTTCCTCAGCCATGTAACAGCCTCCAGATGATTGCCCAGCATGCTCCTCTGGGTGATTGGGTGGGAGACATTCTCCCACTGGCCCCTGGTCTGCTCATGGCAGTcttggctgggctgggtggcTGCTCTTCACTTTGACAACTGCAGCCTCTCGGAGATGCTTCTGCACTTTTATTACATTACAGACAAAGTGTTCCTGGGTGAGCACAGCAGGAGGGCTTATGAAACCCTTCCTCTGTGCAGCTGTGAacatcacaggggtgtgtggGAACTGCAGCTGCACTCAGGCAGTTGGGACAGAAGAGACCTTCCACCTAAGGTCAGACACCCTGAGGATGAGCTCATGACATGTGACAAGAGTTACATACATATGGAATGTACAGGTGCAACAACATTTTGCTGGCCACATTTACTGAGCAACAGCAATTCCTATTACATGGCACTCCATCAGGCACAAGGATGTGTTATGCATGACATACAACAACAAGGGAAATTACCATCTGTTCTTCTATACTCCCACATACAGAGCTCCCCTGTCTTCTCTCCAATGCTGCACAGCTGTTGGTGTGCTACTGGCCCTTAACATCGCTGGCAAAATTTATCATGAGGGAATAAAGCACCATGATCACATCAGGAAGGGAGGTAAATTTATCTGCTCGCCAGCATTCTGAGAAGAAACTGAAGGATTCGCAACTACATGAATGATAAACAACCAAACTAAAAGATTAGCAGTCATCCAACAGAGAATGGCTCGCCTAATTAATGGCTTAGAGGAAACCACCTGCCCTCTTTTATCACACACAGTGTTCCACAGAGATACTGCCAAGGTGATGTTTACCTCCCTTCCCCCTGACAGTAACAGAACTCAAAGGCACCCTCACCTCTCCTGCCTTTCACACCTGCTGTAGCATGAACAAGAGGCACTAACACAGGATTCATTGCTGAATGAAGAATGAAGCAAGGCTGATAATTACAAGGAAACCTTCACAGAAAGAAAgccaagaacaaaaaaaacccaaaaaacacacaaaaaaagaaccccccaaaaacaaaaccaaaaaacttcaAAACATACATCAAACAAGTAAGGCAAGGAAACATTAGAAGACAAAGGCCAGTTAGAGAAATTCATCAGGAAGTCTCCTTGGTCTTCTCTGTGGGCATTGGAATTCATCTCTGTGAACACCTGGAAGTTACTGAGGCCTAAAGGTGCAAGTACAGCCCTAAAGTCTTACACTGGACTCCGTAGTACTGGGGTTCATTACAAAAAACAGTCATCAGCTCTCAGCAATTCTGTTATGTGACCTCCCAAAGATATGAAATATCTGAGGCCTCTTTCTCAACTTCACCCTTCTAAGAAATTCCAAGAgtcactttttccttttccttcataTTTCTCACACACAAAATTATGTCCTTGGTGGTTGAAATAGGTATTTGCTGCCAAGCCAGAATCATAATTCCAAAAGAAGAAGCACTGACCAGAAAAGGGTAAAAAGACCAAGACCTTACAGGAAGCAAAGTCCTGCAAGTCTAATTCCAGCTGTGAAGACACATAACATCTCTATGTTCCTTAGAGTTAAAAATGAAAGTTGAAATCTTCATGCAGGTATTATAAGCCATTCTACACAAGCATCACCTGCACAGTATTTCAGGAAATACTTTACTGCTGGAGAAGTGGCATTGCCTTCCAGGACAGGGATACCAGGATCAATGAAAACAGCATAGACCTTGGCAAGGACCTTGGCACGAGGCCTGAAATCAAGCCATTTTCCAGCCAAAGCCACACTGACCCATCGATTTTCCACATTCAAATCCAATTTCTCGGTCTCTTGGCTCTGCATtcacagtctttttttttttttttttttttttttttttttttttgcatcatgGTCAGTCGCCAGATTCTAACCATGTATCAgccacagggaaaagagcattTCATCCAGTCCCATATGAGGAAAACATAAATTTAGCTATATCCACCTTCAAGGTACAGATGAGAATTGGTCTCCCACCCTGATAATTATAAGACAGCTTTTGGTGTTTCAtgcaatcacagaatcaccaaagctggaagagaccttcaaagTAATCTACTCCAGACCAGCACCACCATAATCAGCCTTGAACAATATCTTCAAGCATCACATCCAGAAGCCTCTCAAACACTTTCAGAGAttgtgattccaccacctcctcTGGGTAAATTATTCCAGTGCCTGATCATTCTTTCACAGAAGACTATTCAAATAGCTgatctgaacctcccctggcacaaatTAAGGCCGTTTCCTCTCGGCCTTTCACTTGAGACATGACAAAAGAGATCAACTCCCACCTCACTAGTACCTCATTTCAAGTGATTAGAGTGAGCAGTAAGTTCCTCCTTGAGTCTCCTCTTTTTCGAGGCTAAACAACTCCTGTTCTCCTCATAAGCTTCACCAGCTTTTATTTGTTTGCGGGATTGCCAGGAACAATGAGGTCCAGACTTACTCCTTaacaagaaacaaacaaacaaatatgaCACAAAAAGATTGAGAAACCATCCGAAGTCCATGAACCATAGATTCACATTTCAGATTGTGTCAGCTGTCATAGGTACACAAAGGGAATTCGTTTGTAAGAAGTATTCCGGATGCTCACACAGAAGCTCACGCCATAAACCCCAGATACAGTCACATCTTAGaccttgaaaaaaaaccacaaccacaGCTGTGGGCCTTGCCTAAAATCCAGGACAAACTGGAGCTTTACACCTTCCTTTTAGCCACTTCACTCTCCTGCAAAGGCCCTGGCTCTGGACAGATGAAACTCTTTCCCCATTTCAAACACAACACAAACGGAAAGTTAAATCTGCAGACAAATTCTGTTGAAAGAAAAGCTGCACACATAAATTCTCAGATCTCAAGCACCACAAAAAAGATAATGCTGTTCCTCCCAGTACCTTGAAGAAATATAAAATGCTTTAGAGACCCTATATTATTACCAGCTCTATTAAAGACCCAGCCATCAGAGTATCAGCTCAAAGGAAACATCACACATGACCTCTCTGAAGGCTGGGTGACTTCATCACTCTTAAAGCAAAAGAATGCTGAACCAAAAACTAGGCCATTTGAGTCCAAAGCactcaatataaaaaaaaaaaaaaaaaaaaaaaaaaaaaaaaaaaaaaaaaaaaaaaagaaaaaggaaaagttctCCTTCAGAGTTATTTTCAGAAAGTCAGGCTTAAATCCTAGGAATCAACAGAATACATGCCATGTTTCCACCAGTATCTCCTCTCCTCATACAGTGCACACCCAACAATCTCCTCAAACTCTGCAGGACTCACATGGTTACCACGATCTTCAAAACTGGCAGAGAGACTCCACCAAGAGAAAAGCTGCTCAGATGTCTCCTTACCACGGCTAATATTTGACTTTCCAGTATGTGCATGCATAAGCAAGTGTATTTATTACAGAGACATGTTAAAGAAACATCTATGAAAGTCTTTTTATAGCTGTAAACATGAAAGGCATGTGGAGAACAGCCAGGAAAATACAACAGACCCGATCTTCCACACACTTGCAGAGAGAAAGAATCATCTTCAGATCATCAAAGAGCAAGGAAGGGAACAAACAGCTACAGAAAGGAGATCACAACACACCCTTCTTGATCATGTAACTAAGAGTAGGTAATTACCACAGTTGTTTACCAAGCAGTGAATGCACCAACTGAACTTCCTGAAACTCCCACATGACTTTTTATGATTTATGTCATGAGTACATAATTCAGCTGTTAAGTTACCCAATTATGACCATCTGCAAACATACACACAATGAACTTCCCAGGGCATTCCATACAGCCAAAATTACATGTCTTCTTGCCAAATATTTAGGGAAGGAGGACATCACATGGAGTGATACTACGGGTGGGTAATGAAAAGATACATGAGAAAAGCAACCCTTCTGTCCTTCAACAGATCCTCATGTAGAACTACAGGACTCAAATCTCCAATTTTTCACAATCCCCAGGCTGGTCTATGACCCATCTAACTTACATGGGTATGGCCCAGTTACATATAAGGCCTTACATATAAGGCCCAGTTTCCCAGACTGCTTCTTTTCACACCACCAACTTCACACAGATACCTTCACATCTCTGGATAAAGGAAGCTGATTTTCTCTGCTCGCTACTCTGCTGCGAAGAAACCTCAGACTTCTAAAACAAAAAGAGGAACAGTGCTCCAGGAGAGAAAGGGTCAGTGCATGTCTCTATTGGGGCAGTCACCCTCTCCTTATGCCTAACTCTGCACCTTGAATCCTTCCCCTCACACTCTCGCCAAGGCTCCTGCCATGACCTGTATTTTACAGCCGAGGCACACGCAGCTCAACCTgacagagctcagcctgaaaaGATACCAAACCAACAGAGCACCTCTGCCATTTCTTCCAGTAGCCCTCCTCTACATACAGCCACCCACCCCATTCTCCTGCAGGATTAGACAAATGCAAAGACATTTCCTACGGACCTCTCTTTATACATAAAGGCAGAGAAGAGTATAAACCATGAGCAGTGAAGTTACACTCAGAGCTGTCAAGATTACAATATAGAGACTCACCCCAGTAAAGCACATGAAAGCTTGGGAAGACACCTGAATCAGCAAAGAACGAAAACTACAATTTCCTACTAATGCAACCCATCAATTCACAACAACTAATACCGAAAGAATCATGGGTATTACACATTTCACGGCACAGAAACGACTTGGCGCCTGATGAAACCACAAAGACTCACACGATTCCTAGCCACCATCAACCTCACTACATCTGCCTCCCGATAGACTCAGAAAGCAGAGCACGGAGCCTTTCTCCACCTCCCGCTGCAAGAGGCACCAGCGCATCCCCCACCGGAAATATGCCTTACTTGTCAGAATACTTCCCTACTCAGGACAGAGACCAGAGGGCGAAAAGGACAGGGaaccagcaggaggaagtgtcACGGACAGAATTCGTTCCGAGAAACTCACCGAGGGAAGGGCGGGATCCACAGGATGGGCGCCGGCAGGATCCTCGTCGCCGAGCAGCGGCGCGGGCTCGTcgggcggcggccgggccgggaggGTGTCGCAGCAGCTGCCGCCCGAGAAGCGCAGCTGGCTCTTGCGCGAGTCGGCCGTGAGCGACACCTCGTGCGAGTAGGACTGCAGGAAGGCGCGCACGCCGTCGATGCCCACGAAGTGCGACACGGGCACGCCGCGCAGGGCGCCGCTGTCCGccggcagcagctgctggcggCGCCAGCGGCGCAGGCGCagcgccagcagcagcagcaggaaggccACGAAGAGGCACGACACGGCGGCCACGGCCAGCACCAGCCAGCGCGTCAGGCTGGCGGCCGGCtcgcccggcgccgccgccccgtCGGCCGCGCTGCCCAGCTCGGCCAGCAGCTCGGCCACGCTCTCGGCCAGCACCACGCTCAGCGTGGCCGTGGCCGACAGCGCCGGCCGCCCGTGGTCCTTCACCAGCACCACCAGGCTCTGGCGCGCCGCGTCGCGGGCCAGCGGCGAGCGCGCCGTGCGCACCTCGCCGCTGTGCAGCCCCACGCGGAACAGCCCCGGCTCCGTGGCCTTGGCCAGCTCGTACGACAGCCACGCGTTCTGCCCCGCGTCCGCGTCCACCGCCACCACCTTGGCCACCAGCGCGCCGGCCTCCGCCCAGCGCGGCGCCAGCTCCACGCCCGACCACGCGgcgcccgagcccgccgccgccgccgccgccgccgccggcgggTACAGCACCTGCGGCGCGTTGTCGTTCTCGTCCACGATCAGCAGCCGCACCGACACGTTGCTGCTCAGCGCCGGCGCGCCGCCGTCCTCCGCACGcacccacagctgcagctcGCGCAGCTGCTCGTAGTCGAAGGAGCGCAGCGCGTACAGCGCGCCCGTCTCCGCCTGCACCGACACGTACGACGACAGCGGCGCGCCCCGCACCCGCCCCTCCGCCAGCCGGTAGCGCACGCGCGCGTTCTGCCCCCAGTCCGCGTCCGTGGCGCGCACCGTCAGCACCAGCGCGCCCGCCGCGTTGTTCTCCGCCAGCCGCGCGCTGTAGCGCTCCTCCGCGAACACCGGCGCGTTGTCGTTCACGTCCAGCACCCGCAGCGCCAGCACCGCGCTGCTCTGCAGCGGCGGCGACCCGCCGTCGGCCGCTCGCACCGTCACGTTGTACTCCGACACCTGCTCCCGGTCCAGCTCGCTCGCTGTCACCACGCTGTAGTAGCCGCCGTGTGTGCTCTGCAGCCGGAACGGGACATCCTCATCCAGAGAGCAGCGTACTTCTCCGTTGGCCCCCGAGTCGCGATCATGCGCATGAAGCAGGGCGACCACCGTCCCCGAAGGGGCATCCTCAGAAATCTCACTTAGAGCTGACCGTACAGAAATCACTGGTGTGTTATCGTTTATGTCTGTGACGGTGATCGCGACTTTTGCAGTATCGAAAAGCTGTCCTCCGTCCCGTGCCTGCACCTCCAGGTCGTAGGAATCGCCTTCCTCGAAGTCCAGGCTTCTCAGCAGAGTGATCGCTCCCGTCTCAGAGTCTAGATGGAATATCTTCGAGGCtctttctgttattttcttcaaCGTGTATTTCACACGTCCGTATAGCCCCTCGTCGTTGTCCGTGGCCGTGACGGTGACGAGGACAGAGCCCACGGGCACGTCCTCGGGCACACGCACCGTGTACTCCGCCTGGTTGAACACGGGCGCGTTGTCGTTCGCGTCCAGCACCGTCACGCGGATCCGAGCCGTGCCCGTCCGGGCCGGATCGCCGCCGTCCATCGCCCTCAGCACCAGCTCGTGAAACGCCGCCTCCTCCCGGTCCAGCGCCTTCGCCAGCACCAGCTCGGGACGCTGatcgccgccggggcccgcctGCACGGCCAGCGAGAAGTGCTCGTCGCCGCTCAGCTCGTATTTCTGCAGGGAATTCCGGCCCGCATCCGGGTCGTGAGCTTCGGCCAGAGGAAACCGAGACCCCGGGGCTGTCATCTCGCTAAGTCTCTCTTCCAGTTCAATTTCCTTAAAGCTCGGCGCATTATCATTAATATCTGTGATTTCCACTTCTATTTCATAAAACTTCATTTCTCCCTCCACTATCAGCTCACAGCGCAGCATGCATTGCTGCACACGCTCGCACAGCCGCTCTCTGTCAATCCTCTCCGCCGTTACTAAATGACCCGTCTTCCCGTGCACAGCGAAATACTGCATACTACCTTCAGAGACAACACGGATGCCCCGGTCTCGAAACTccggcagctgcagccccaggtccTTGACCACGTCGCCCACGAACGAGCCCTTGGGCATCTCCTCGGGCACGGAGTAGCGCAGCTGCCCCCACGCCGCCTCCCACGCCGCCAGCAGCAcggcccagagcagagctcgcTGCCGCCGGCCCCAGCGCCTCCCCGCCGCACACATCTCGGCCGCGGCACCGAAACACCGCTGTTCCACTCGCTGCTCCCGGGTGCTGTCGCCGGACTTTCTGCCTCCCTGTAGAACGGGTCCGCACCGCGGGGACGATCGCAGACCGCCCGCCGCCAAGCTTGATACCGAGCGAGCGAGTGACCGTGCCGATCCGCAGCGGGCGGGGCTGCAGCGCTCCGAGCTCCCTCTCGCTCCTCTCGGTCAACAGCGGCGCCCGCAGCCTCCTCCCGGCACTGCAGGCACCGAGCGCTGCCGAGCGCTGCGGTCCTGCCTTGCACACGGGCATCTCGCGGGGAGGGTACAATCGTCAGCGAAACGTTGTGGACAGATGAGCGCGACTAAAGCTGTCATTTCTGCAGCTGCCTTCCAGGAAAGTATGGGATGGAACAGAGCTGAACTTCTTTTAGAGAGACACACGTATGTTCGCTTTGGAATACAACACAAAACACCCTTTAACCTACAGGATATTACCCAGCAGCCATAAAAGTTTCAGTACTTCGCTTCGGGAAATAAAGATTACGAAGGAGGAAACATCCACTCTGTTTTCCTAAGCCCATCATGTAGAATTAGCAGATCTTATTGTAGGGTGTAAGATCCGCCTGGAAGTTTGGTAACTCCTAACATTTCAGACAAACCTAGTGTTTTAGACGAAATTTTCCAAGTGAACATGAACTTCTGATAAACCAAAACAAGACCTACGGTGAATCCGGAACATTTAGAAAACGCAAGTTGAACGGCAAAACCCTCCCCTACACGTGTGAACACTGATAACCAGGAATTGACTCGGAACGTGCTTATTTCAGGTGTTCATGAAAACCTGGCATTTATGCAGCTGCCTTCCCTCAAAAGATGTAGGGGGGGGACGGAAAAGGGGAGGAGCATTCATTATGAAGTAATGACCCGTCACTTCCACACTCAGTGATGCATATTCACCATTTGAAAGCGGCATACCAAAAGAGGAGTAAATAAAGACGGTTATTTTTACAGTGGTTACTCAGGGGCG from Anomalospiza imberbis isolate Cuckoo-Finch-1a 21T00152 chromosome 15, ASM3175350v1, whole genome shotgun sequence encodes the following:
- the LOC137483313 gene encoding protocadherin gamma-A6-like translates to MCAAGRRWGRRQRALLWAVLLAAWEAAWGQLRYSVPEEMPKGSFVGDVVKDLGLQLPEFRDRGIRVVSEGSMQYFAVHGKTGHLVTAERIDRERLCERVQQCMLRCELIVEGEMKFYEIEVEITDINDNAPSFKEIELEERLSEMTAPGSRFPLAEAHDPDAGRNSLQKYELSGDEHFSLAVQAGPGGDQRPELVLAKALDREEAAFHELVLRAMDGGDPARTGTARIRVTVLDANDNAPVFNQAEYTVRVPEDVPVGSVLVTVTATDNDEGLYGRVKYTLKKITERASKIFHLDSETGAITLLRSLDFEEGDSYDLEVQARDGGQLFDTAKVAITVTDINDNTPVISVRSALSEISEDAPSGTVVALLHAHDRDSGANGEVRCSLDEDVPFRLQSTHGGYYSVVTASELDREQVSEYNVTVRAADGGSPPLQSSAVLALRVLDVNDNAPVFAEERYSARLAENNAAGALVLTVRATDADWGQNARVRYRLAEGRVRGAPLSSYVSVQAETGALYALRSFDYEQLRELQLWVRAEDGGAPALSSNVSVRLLIVDENDNAPQVLYPPAAAAAAAAGSGAAWSGVELAPRWAEAGALVAKVVAVDADAGQNAWLSYELAKATEPGLFRVGLHSGEVRTARSPLARDAARQSLVVLVKDHGRPALSATATLSVVLAESVAELLAELGSAADGAAAPGEPAASLTRWLVLAVAAVSCLFVAFLLLLLALRLRRWRRQQLLPADSGALRGVPVSHFVGIDGVRAFLQSYSHEVSLTADSRKSQLRFSGGSCCDTLPARPPPDEPAPLLGDEDPAGAHPVDPALPSVSFSERILSVTLPPAGSLSFSPSGLCPE